Within the Streptomyces sp. R41 genome, the region TTTAGGCACTGGGGGAGCATCGGCCTCGCGGTGCTGCGGCGCCTCGCCCCCTTCGACGTGAAGCTGCACTACACGGACCGGCATCGGCTGCCGGAGGCCGTCGAGCGGGAGCTCGGTCTCACCTTCCACCCGACCGCCGCCGACATGGCCCCGCACAGCGATGTCGTCACCATCAACGCGCCGCTGCACCCGGAGACGGAGGGCCTGTTCGGCGACGAGCTGCTCGGCGCGATGAAGCGCGGGGCGTATCTGATCAACACGGCGCGGGCGAGGATCGTCGACCGGGACGCGGTCGAACGGGCCCTGGAAAGTGGGCAGTTGGCGGGATACGCGGGTGACGTCTGGTATCCGCAGCCCGCGCCGCCCGACCACCCCTGGCGCACCATGCCGCACCACGGCATGACCCCGCACATCTCGGGTTCCTCGCTCTCCGCGCAGGCCCGTTACGCGGCGGGCACCCGGGAGATCCTGGAGTCGTGGCTGGACGGCGCCCCGATCCGCGACGAGTACCTGATCGTCGACGGCGGCGCGCCGGCGGGGACGGGGGCGCACTCGTACTCGAGGTCGACGGCGACTGGTGCGACGCCGACGGCAGAGTCGTAAACCGTACGTCCGCTCACGTGCGGTCGATGTGCACGTTGGTCGACTTCACCCGGGCGGTGGCCTCCATGCCGACCTCCAGGCCCAGTTCCTCGACAGCCTCCCGGGTCAGCAGCGAGACCAGCCGGTGCGGCCCCGCCTGGATCTCCACCTGGGCCGCGACATCGCCGAGTTTGACGGCGGTGACGATGCCGGGGAACGCGTTGCGGACGGAGGTGTAGGAGGCGCCCTCCTCACCGCCGGTCCGGGCCAGTTCGACGGAGAACGCGGCGAGATCCCGCCCGTCGATGAGCCGCCGCCCGCCCTCGTCCCGATGCGTGGCCACCCGCCCGGCGTCCGCCCACCGCCGGGCGGTGTCGGGGCTCACGCCGAGGAGCCGGGCGGCCTG harbors:
- a CDS encoding molybdopterin-binding protein, which produces MQSYTIGQAARLLGVSPDTARRWADAGRVATHRDEGGRRLIDGRDLAAFSVELARTGGEEGASYTSVRNAFPGIVTAVKLGDVAAQVEIQAGPHRLVSLLTREAVEELGLEVGMEATARVKSTNVHIDRT